The genomic interval GCTGGGGCTTCCGGTCCTGCAGCCCGTGAAGCTCCGCGACCCGGAGTTCATCGAAGCACTGCGGGCCTGGCAGCCCGACCTGGGGATCGTGATCGCCTTCCGGATGCTGCCCGAGGTGGTCTGGGCCATGCCGCGGCTGGGGACCTTCAATCTCCACGCCTCGCTGCTGCCCCAGTACCGGGGTGCCGCGCCGATCAACTGGGCGATCATCAACGGCGAGACCGAAACCGGCGTCACGACCTTCCTGCTGAACCACGAAATCGACAAGGGGGCCATCATCGGGCAGCTCCGCGTGCCGATCGGCGCGGAGGATACGATCGGCACGATGTACGAACGGCTCATGGAGGTGGGCACCGGGCTGGTCCTCGATACCGTGGAGCGGATCGCCTCGGGGAGGATCGAGCCGATCGAGCAGCAGGGGATCGACGAGTCGACCTTGCGCCCGGCGCCGAAGATCTTCAAGGAGGATTGCCGCATCGACTGGAGCTGGCCGGGCAAGCGGATCGTGGATTTCATCCGCGGGCTGTCGCCCTATCCGGCCGCCTGGACGGCGATGTACCGCGAGGGTTCGGGCGAAGAGGCGCTGACGGCCAAGATCTTCGCGGCGAAGTTCGAGGCGGCAGACCATGCGGGAATCGCCTGCGGCACGGTCGAAAGCGACGGGCGGAGCTTCATCCGCGTGGCGTGTGCCGACGGTTGGGTCCGGCTCGAAGAGCTGCAGATTGCCGGGAAGAAGCGCCTTGCGGTGCGGGAACTGCTTTTAGGCTGGCGCGACGTTCTGCAGTATTATTTTGAAAAACAATAAAAAAACGGTATATTTGTTCAATCACCAAAACCGTTTTGCCTATGGATAGATAAAAAGAAGATTGTAACCCTTTAAACTTTCTCCGTACCGTCACCGCACGAAAAGCGCCGGTACATACATATAAAAAGCGTTAGCTTTATCTCTTGCTTTTCGAAATCTGGAAAATCTGAAATTAGCGTAAGTTTTCTATACATAATCCACTTATAATCAATTTATTTATATCTTTACATCTTTGATTAAGAAACAACACAGAAACAAAACCATCGATTAAAGCAAATTCAAGCCTTTTCTATTTTCATTAGGTTTCATTCCTTTCACTTGTTTGCACAAGGAGTCCGTGTTCTACAGTGAGCAGTTATTCTCTCTGCTCCAAGAGCCATTTATTGATGAACATACTTGCAGCCAAAAAAGAAAAACATCCAATCTCTCTTCTGTCTGCGCTTCCTTTTTTTTGTCAGCAAACTGCTCTTACAATAATAGTCATAGGCATACTGACAAGCAAATATGCCTATCTAAATATAGTTTACTTTGGTTTAGCTTATATATAGAGCTAATAAACTAAAGTAAACTGAATTTTCGTAACCGTTATCTGTTTTCAACAGAGTCGCGCCAAACGAAAAAATAGCTGGAGTCAATAAGTTACTTGGCGCAGACATCTCCTTTCTTCCACTCGTTTGATTTTACTTTAATGAACGTATGTATGAAACGGAAATAAAGTAAAGCTCATATTTCTCTTTTCGCTGTAATCAGAGTCCTGGCGTAATTAACACTTCTATACCATACATGAACAACTGAAAATCCTTGTGTCTCCGGTTTGATTTCTGGTGGTACAACTTGAAAGACAACCGCTTGCAGCAACACAGGCGGCTGTTCCGTTTTCGGCGGGTACACAATTTCGACACAAATACGGGGTTTTTCCTGCTCCGGCTATTGAATAGAATGGCCGCAACTATCACCAGCGTATCATTGCCCACCTATTTCTTTTTCACCGTTTCCTTTATCTATTATAAAATAATCTCTACCCAATTTACACCTGTCGTCCATCGTGAATTTCACATCCACAACAGTATGGGCTGGTTTTGAGGAAGATAACTGCATTGGTTGCATATCAAGCACAGGGAACCAAGAACGAAGGATATCCAAAAAGAATTGATATCTTGCCTTGGTAGTAAAACTATATCTGTCCTGCGAAGAAAATGGAACAATAAACATATAGCGCACATTGGCTATATTAAGTGAAGCCCAACAATATGGATACCTGTAGTCTTGCTCCTTACGGATACATAAAGAGAACAAAGGAGTTGTATAATCCACGGAACAGGATGCAACCATAGGCAACCTCCGATAATTCGCAGGTGCATTGATCCAATCTATTGTTTTCTGGAAAAAGCCGATTTGATTTTGGGGCAGGCAGCTCACCGCATATTTACAGAAACATTTATATACATTTTGCGGAATGTACTTTAGGGATGACGTATCCAAAGGCGGCAGATTCTGAATGCCTGTTCTGATATCTCCATTCTCGATATGCAGATCCTTTAATTGCATCATAAATGTCCCCTGAGAATTATATTGGCGACTTGAACGATCCAGCCAAAACTTAAAATTCTCGCCACATGTTTTTCGTATTCCCTTTTTTCCTGAAATACCGCACAAAGAAAGCAGGAAAGAGTGCATATTCACGACATCGGGTTCAATAGTCCGGCTAAAATATTCGTTGCATTCATCACATTCTTCATGGCAAACAAGGCTTTTATACCCCAAGGACTCAGATATGGCATGGGATTTATGAGTAAATGAGGTTAACGGAGCAGAGCGATGGCAGAAACGGCATACTCTTTTCGATTTGTCAGCTTCTCCGATGTATTGCATTCGACCTTGCCCATTGAATATACACACCGAATAGTTGGATGAAAACTGTTCCATCCTTTCTGCATAAGGCTGAATAAAATTTTCTTTCCCGTTGAACTCATATACGACTCCTTTCAAGCGATATAATATGATTTGGTCTGTTTGATAATCCCTTCCGACAATAACGATAAACTTTGAATTGACGGGGATGTTGTTTAGTTCATATCTTATCGTCTCGGGAAAGCCATTTTTTCCTAATATATCCAACTGTTTCAAACGGGATCTAAATTCCTCATCCGCTATTTGGACCGGCAATATCGCACCGGTTTTGTCTATCTTAAATATCGAAGAAACAAGCCGACACATACGAAGCGTATGAGCCTCCAAATATATAGCACAATCTCTTAATGAAACAATTGTAATTTTCATCCTTTACGTTCTGAAAACATCAATAAAAATACACAAATTTATAATCATTTCAGATGTATCGTACTAAACTGTATCAACTTTTACCAAGTGTAAAACTCTCATCATAACCAGAAAACATCTGCCATTCGCAAAATAAGCACAAGTTTATCCGTTATACACTGAATCCATTTCGGGGTAGCCTAATACCCCGTCAGCCGTTCGTCGGCGGGAGGAATGCCACACAATCTGCAAGCAGGGGCGATCTCGTTGTCCAATGCCGGACTGATTATTTAGTGGCAAACAGGTTGGTATGGTTAGACATAGTATTGCCATCGAAATTTCTCCAGCGACACGCACAGCAGTCAAGCGACAAGAGGGAGAAAGAAGATGTAAAACGAAACAATTATATCCGAATCAAACAACCTATCCCCGCAGCCTATTCAGAGATATTTTTCATTGGCGGGAGGTCAATCCTATCGACGACTTGTCCCTTTTATACAGGATGCCCAAAGCCCGTATTTGACTCAAACTTTCACCACCGATTTTCTTTCAGTTGTTTATCTGGAAACGGTTTACTTTAGTTTTTCTCCCTTATATATAGATACTAAAGTAAACTAAAATATATATGACCGCTTCGGTACAAAGAACAATCCATGTTTCAGTCGAACAACCCGTTCACCAGATTGACTGCATCGTCCTTTTTCTGATTGATGATTTTGGCGTATACCTGTGTCATCTTCACGTCGGCATGACCGAGCAACTTCGAGGTTGTATAGAGGTCAGCGCCAAGCGTCAGCATCATCGTCGCAAACGTGTGACGGGCGGTATGAAATGAGAAACGTTTGTCTATGCCGGCCGCTTTCGCCCATGGTTTGAGCAGCAGGTTTATCATCGTTGGACTCGGTAAGTCGAAGACGTGGTCTTCCGCCATCTTGTCTCCTCGCTCCGGCATCCACTTTAACGCTTCTGGTGAAAGCGGCAAATAAATCGGCTCTTTGGTTTTCTGCATGGACACAGCAAGGCGATATTGACCTCTATCCACAAAAACATCTTTCCATCTCAAACCGATAATGTCGCTTATTCGCAATCCACAGAAGCAAGAGAACAAATAAGCCTGTTTTACGGCCTTATTCTTCATCGGAGTAGCAATCAGTGCCCGGACCTCTTCAATGGTCATATACGAGCGTTTGCTCTCCGGCAAGCGTATCTTATCCGAGTTGTTGATCTTCGTAAACGGGTTGGACTTGATAATATCCGCACGAACGGCGGCATTCAAAGCTCCGTTCAGAATACGGTAATAAGTGTGAAGCGTAAAGTTTGACACCCGTTTTCCTTTGGGGCGATACTCCGTCTGCAGATAGTCGATATACTCTTGGCAGAATGCCTTGTCAATCTGATCCATTGTCATGCGTTCACCCGCATAATCCTTCAGTATGCGGATAGTTACCATTATTTGGTTCCCGTCCTTTTTACCACGCTTCGCCTGATTCTCTTTGTAGGTCTTCATCCAGTCTAAAAGAAAAACCTTTTCCCTGTGTTCGATTCCGGCCTCGCCATTGGTAAGTTGGATTATGCGCTTCGATTTGATGGCATTGGCGGCATTCATGGTCGCCTGATTCTGCAGACGGGCATTGTTGTCCGTTTCCGGAATGAGGTACAACTTAAGATATTCGTATGTTCGTTTGCCGAAACGGTATATATCAAGATACAGACTTTGGCTTCCATCTGCCAGCTTCTTTGTCCGAAGGCGGACAGGCTCTTTTACTTTTGTAGGCTTCTTTATTCGTGGCATATCAATCCCTTCATAATTTTGTTTCTGTTGCAAAGATATGATAAAGGTCGATATTGAGAAACAAACGAGGAACAAAATTGTACCGAAAAAGAACCAATCAACTGAAAAGAATGAAAACAACTGAAACCATCAAACGCCCTGCAAAGTATTGTAAATAAGCTATTTTATTTGCACTTGTTTGGCTTTTGTTTTCATTTTATGGCTTTGCTTTATAAATCTGAAAAATTTCACAAGCTGCCAGGAGTAAGGCGTAAACGCTCACGTTTCTACGTGGGCTTTACTCTTTATTTGGCAGCACAGGTATTCCAGAACCTCGAAAAGCAGATAAAAGTTTTGTCCCACGTTTTTTATATGCCATTTCTCAATTTTAATTCTAATTCTAATTTTGATTATTATGGCAACCTGGAATATTAAAACAGCAGTCGACATTCTTTTAAAGAATGGCCAAAAGATCTCAAAAGGAACAAGTGTCAAAGTCATTGGAGATCATACCAATCCTATGTTTTCTAAGGGTGGAAGAGAAGCAGTCCAAAATGCTTTTAAAAGCCAATACGGGGTCGATGTTCCATCATACAAGATTAATCGAGGAAACATGAAATAACTATAAAGAGAAGGCGATCGGATTTCCGACCGCCTTCTCGCTATTTTCCACCTGGCAGATTACCGGATCTTGTGAATGATCTCGCCGCCGTGGCGGATTGCCTCCTCGTTCTGCGGAAGCATCTTCCATGCCCGCTCCGGTAGCGACTTCTTCAACCCGACCATCACGTTCTCCATCTCAACCACCGGGCAGACCTTCAGGTAACCGCCCAGGATCATCGTGTTGAACATCTTCGCCTGGCCCAGCTTCGCACACTCCGCCGTCGCGTCGATCGCATAGACCGAAATGTCCGTGCGGACCGGATGGCGCGTAATGCCGTTCGTGTCGTAGATCAGCACGCCGCCCGGCTTGACCATCGGCTCGAACTTCTCCATCGACTGCTGGTTCAGGATGATTGCCGTGTCGAACTCGTGCGCAATGGGCGACGAAATCTTCCGATCCGAAAGGATCACCGTCACGTTCGCCGTGCCGCCGCGCATCTCCGGACCGTAGGAGGGCATCCACGTCACCTCGAAGTCCTGCATCACGCCCGAATAGGCCAGAATCTTGCCCATCGAGAGGACGCCCTGTCCTCCGAATCCTGCTATGATCAATGTCTCTTTCATCGCTTTACTCCTTTTTTACGTCCTTGATATCGCCCAGCGGATAGTAGGGCAGCATGTTCTCCTCCAGCCAGCGGTTCGACGCCACGGGCGAGAGCTTCCAGCCGCTGTTGCAGGTCGACACGACCTCCACCAGCGAGAAGCCGTTCCCGGCCATCGCGTTCTCGAACGCCTTGCGGATCGCACGCTTGCATTTGCGCACGTTCGCCGCCGTGTGGACGCTCTGCCGCGTGATGTAGGTCGCACCGTCCAGATGCGCCATCATCTCGGCAATCTTGTACGGATAGCCGTTCAGCCGCGGGTCGCGGCCGTAGGGCGTCGTCGAGGTCTTCATCCCGAGCAGCGTCGTCGGGGCCATCTGGCCGCCCGTCATGCCGTAGATCGCGTTGTTGATGTAGATCGCCACGACGTTCTCGCCGCGCGCCGCCGCATGGATCGACTCCGCCGTACCGATGGCCGACAGGTCGCCGTCGCCCTGGTACGTGAAGACCATGTTCCCCGGCCAGAGGCGTTTCACCGCCGAAGCGATGGCCAGGGCGCGTCCGTGCGCCGCCTCGATCCAGTCGATGTCGATGTAGTTGTAGGCGAAGACCGAGCAGCCTACGGGCGAAATGCCCACGGTGCGGTCTTCGAGTCCCATCTCCTCGATGACCTCGGCGATGAGTTTGTGCACCGTACCGTGGCTGCAACCCGGGCAGTAGTGCATGACGTTATCGGTGATGAGTTTCGGTTTCGCGTAAACCAGATTCTCCTGTTTGATTTCAACCTCTGCCATCGTAGTCTACTTTTTAATCAGTTTTTCCTTCAGGGCGTCGAGCACCTCGTCGGGATTGAACAACATGCCGCCCTGACGTCCGTAATGCTCCACGGGGGCCTTGCCGTTGACGGCCAGGCGCACATCCTCGACCATCTGCCCGGCATTCAGCTCCGCCGAAAGGAAGCCCTTCACGCCGCGGGCCGCCAGCTCGGCGATCTGCTTCGTGGGGAACGGGTAGAGCGTGATCGGCCGCAGCAGGCCCACCTTCAGCCCTTCGGCACGCGCCATCTCGACCGTTGCCGAGCAGATCCGCGCCGACGACCCGAAGGCCACGATCACATACTCCGCATCGTCGCACTCGACGGCCTCGTAACGCACCTCGTGCTCCTCCATCGCCTTATACTTCTCCTGCAGGCGCAGGTTGATGACCTCCATCTTCTCGGACTGCAGCTCCAGCGACGTGACGATATTGCGCTCACGGTCGGCGGTTTTCCCGAAGGTCGCCCACGTGCGGCATTCGGCCTTGATCTCCTCGTCGCTCTTGCGCGGGCGCTGCGGGGCCAGGACGACCTTCTCCATCATCTGACCGATGGCACCGTCGGCGAGGATCATCGCCGGATTGCGGTACTTGAAGGCCAGGTCGAAGGCCAGGGCCACGTGGTCGTGCATCTCCTGCACGGAGTTCGGCGCCAGGACGATCAGGTGGTAGTCACCGTGTCCGCCGCCCTTCACGGCCTGGAAATAGTCGCCCTGCGAGGGCTGGATCGTGCCCAGACCCGGGCCGCCGCGCTGGCAGTTGACCACCAGGCAGGGGAGCTCCGCACCGGCCAGGTAGCTCAGGCCCTCGGCCATGAGCGAGATGCCGGGGCTCGACGACGAGGTCATGACCCGCTTGCCGGTTGCGGCGGCGCCGTAGACCATGTTGATCGACGAAACTTCCGATTCGGCCTGCAGGACCACCATGCCGGTCGTCTCCCAGGGTTTGAGTTCCATGAGGGTCTCCATGACCTCCGACTGCGGGGTGATGGGGTAGCCGAAATATCCGTCGCAACCGTAGCGAATCGCCGCATGGGCGATCACCTCGTTGCCTTTCATCAGTTTTACTTCCTTCTCTGCCATCGCTTATTCGAATTTTTGACGATAAACCGTGATGACGCTGTCGGGACAAATCACCGCACACGAAGCGCATCCCGTGCAGGCGTCGGGATTCGCCATCCAGGCCACCGGATAACCTTTGCCGTTCACCTCCGCCGACAGGGCGAGCACCTCGCACGGGCATACCGAAACGCAGACGCCGCACCCTTTGCAACGCTCTCTGTCAACGACGATTGTTCCTTTGATCTTAGCCATAACGCCGAATAGTATTGTTAAGTTGCTTACAAATATACGAAAATTTCCCGGCACGGATTTGTTTTCGTTATAAAAAACGCCGTCTTGTGATAAAATCGAGCATGTAACACACCCGAAAGACGCCCTGCATTTTTTATAAGAAGGGAGCCTTCCCTCGCAGGAAGGCTCCCTTCTTGTCTGCCGAAACCGCTTCGGGCAACTCCGTCAAAGATGGATCGCGGCGCCGAGGGCCGCTTCGGCGGCCTCCATCACCCCTTCGTTCATCGTCGGGTGGGCATGGATCGTGCGGGCGATCTCATGAGCCGTGGCTCCCAGCTTGCGGGCCAGCGTCGGCTCGGCCAGCATCTCCGTCACCGATGCCCCCACCATGTGGGCGCCCAACAGACGCTCCTGCCCGTCGAAAATCAGCTTCACGAAGCCGTCGCGGTCGCCGGCAGCCGTGGCCTTGCCCGAGGCCGTGAAGGGGAAGCGGCCGATCTTCACGGCAATACCCTGCTCGGCGGCCTGCTGTTCGGTCATGCCGACCGACGCCACCTCGGGCTGCGTGAAGACGCACGACGGAATGGCCGCGTAGTCGACCGGTTCGGGCGAGAGCCCGCAGATCGCCTCCACGCAGCAGATCCCCTCGGCCGAGGCCACATGGGCCAGCGCCGGGCCGGGCACGATGTCGCCGATGGCGTAGATACCCGGAACATTGGTGCGGTAGAATTCGTCGACACAGACCTTGCCGCGCTCGACGGCTACGCCCAGCTCTTCGAGACCGATCCCCTCGATGTTGGACTGAATGCCCACGGCCGAGAGCACGACATCGGCCGTAAGGGTCTCCGGGCCCTTCCTGCCTTCGATCTCCACCTCGCAGCGCCCCTCGTCCGTGACGCGCACCTGCTTGACGGCCGTCCCGACGAGCACCGTGGCGCGCAGCTTGCGGAAAGCGCGCTCCATGGCCTTCGAGACCTCTTCGTCTTCGAGGGGCATCATGCGCGGGAGGTACTCGATAACGGTGACCTTGACCCCCAGTGCGGCGTAGAACCACGCGAACTCGCTGCCGATGGCCCCGGAGCCGACGACGATCATCGTCTCGGGCAGCCGCGTAAGCGTAAGGGCCTGGCGCGAGGTGATCACATGCTCGCCGTCGACCGGAATGAACGCCATTTCGCGCGGACGCGCCCCGGTGGCAAGGATAATGTGGTCGGCCTCGTACTCCGTACCGTCGACATCGACACGCCCCGGGGCCGTGAGGCGGCCCGTTCCGGCAATGAGGTCGATGTTGTTCTTCTTCAGCAGGAACTGCACGCCGCGCGACATGGTCTCGGCCACGGCCCGCGACCGTGCGACGATCTTTTCGAGATTCGGCCGGATTTCTCCGGAGAGTTCGAGTCCGTACTGCCCGGCATGGCTGCACCAGCCGTAGACCTGGGCGCTTTTCAGGAGTGCCTTGGTGGGGATGCAGCCCCAGTTGAGGCAGACGCCGCCCGCCTCGGCCCGCTCCACGAGAGCCACCTTGCGGCCCAGTTGCGCGGCCCGGATGGCGGCCACATATCCGCCGGGGCCGCTGCCGACGATCAGCATGTCGTATTTCATGACGTTGTATCGGGTTTATTGTATTTTCGTATAGTTCGGTGGTTCGGGCGGGGGGGGGTTATTTGCGCACTTTCAGCACCTCGCCGTTGTCGGCGGCCACGGCCCGTTTCCACTTTTCGTTGTAGCCCGGGAACTGGATCTTGTCGGGGATCTGCCTGCCGTTCCCGTTGTCGACGAAGTGCGCGGCCGAGCCGTCGCCGTCGAGGAACGACAGCACGTCGCCGTGCTCGCTCTTGACGTTGCCGTCGATGTACTTGATGAGCAGGTAGCCGTTGAGCCGCTGCCAGCGGTCAAAGAGCTCCTGGGCCGTCGAGACGCTCAGGTCGGTAAGGTAGTTGCGCCGCGCCGCGGGCGACATCCTTCCGGTGCGGGCCATGATCGTCTCCATCTCGGCCAGGCGGGCGTTCTCCCACTGGTCGGTGACCTTGCGGATGTCGGCCGCGATCATGTCGTAACGCATGTAGGCGAAGTTGGTCGTGCGGTTGAAGAGCCAGAAGGCCGACGTGGGCGAGTATTCGAGCATCGAGCCGTTTCCTTCGCGGAAGCACTCGGGGACCTCCTGCGCCGAGCAGAAGATCGGCGTCAGGCACGACGTTGCGGCGTCGTCGACCCCGAACCAGAGGATTCCCATGTCGGCGGGACGATCGGCGCGGGCCTGTCCCACGAACCAGAATCCGGTCTGCTGCGTGGCCGTGGCGCGCTCGTTGAGATAGGTCTCGCCGTCGACCTCGAACTCCATCGGGCGCCAGCGGTAGGGGCAGTTGTGGCCTCCGGCCCCGAGGTCCGTGGTCATGTCCATCGGCGTACCCTCATAGTGGTCGCGCATACAGTCGAACAGGACCTTCGGGGAGATCTTCGTGCGGGGTTTCACCCACAGCGGCATCCGGTTCTGGAGGTTGTAGCCCATGGCGTAGTCCTCGTAGGCGTCCATGCCGTCGGCCACGGTGCGGAAGAAGGCCCACACGCGGGCATCACAACCGCGGACGGTGCCGAAGTCGGCCGGGCAGTAGGCATCGGCGAAGCTGAACTCCTCGTCCGTACCCTTAAAATAACCCATCTCGCGGGCAAACTCCACGACGTCGGGGGCATAGAGACAGTTTTCGGGGTCATCCTTCGGGAAGGTGGTGATCCGCGCCTGGTTGGCGTGGGCCGAGACATACCCGTCGGGAATGCGGCGAGCCACCCAGACGATTCCCTTGCGGGCGTTCCCGCCCTTGCCGTCGTCCTTGTATCCCTTGCCGATGAGCTCCATGATCCACGCCTCGTTCGGGTCGGCGATCGAGAACGACTCGCCGCTCGACGCATAACCGTGCGTGTTGGCCAGGTCGACGATCACGCGGATGGCCTCACGGGCCGTGCGGGCGCGTTGCAGGGCGATGTAGATCAGCGAACCGTAGTCGATGCGGCCCGTGGTGTCGACGAGCTCCTCACGTCCGCCGTAGGTGGTTTCGCCGATGATGAGCGAGTGTTCGTTCATGTTGCCCACGGTGGACCAGGTCTCGCGGAGCTGCGGAATGTCGCAGAGGTAGCGGCCCGTGTCCCACTCGTAGACGGGAAGCATCGCCCCGGCCTTGTGTCGGCCGCCGGGGGTGTGGTAGAGGGCTCCGTAGAGGGCGTGGGAGTCCGCCGCGTAGGTCACCATGACCGAACCGTCGGTCGAGGCGCCCTTCGTGACGATGAAGTTGGTGCAGGCCGAAACCGCTCCGTAACCGGCTACGGCGGCGAAGGCTGCGAGCATCAATCGGAAATTTTTCATGTTTTTCGGGTTTAGCACGTAAAGATAGAAAAAAAGCCGGAAACCGCTGCGCCGATCGATTCAAAATCGTATATTTGTGACGGCAACAACCTTTTCACGCCCGGAAATGCCCCTCCCGCTGCGGAGGTAAAATCGTAAAAACCAATATTTTGTCATGCGTAGGATTTGTGCGGTGCTGTTTATCTGTCTCTTCGCGTCGGGGTGCGGTCTCAAGGTGGAACGCCCGAAGGAGATCCTGGTGACCGACATCATGATGCCTGCCGACGGGGAGTTTGAGCCGGGCGATCGTGTGACCGTCACGGCCTCGGGGTTCGAATCGGGGGACGAAATCCGGTTCGAAATTGCCTGGACCGGCGGTTCGGAGGAGTTTGCCCCGGAGGGCTGTGCCAAGGGGGTCCGGGGCATCGTAACGGAGCGCACGGCCGGGTCGATCACCTTCCTGGCCCCGGGCCACTATCCTCCCTCGACGGTCGGGGTACAGCTCTTCCGCGGGGGAATCTTCCAGACGCTCGGCACGATCCGCGTGAGCGACGGCGTGCAGCACGAACCCTTTCTCTATACGCTTACGCCGACTGCTGCGGGCGGAACCTCCGTGGCCCGTGGCCCGATGTACGCCTCGACCGATATGCGCGAGGAGGTGCTGACCACCGGCCTGACGCTGGATTATGCCGTGGGGAGCATCGGCACCGGCACGGCCTGCGGCATGGCGGACGGACGGCTCGTCGACCTCGACCTCGTGACCCGTCATACGCAGGAATCGGGCGACGGAGCCTTGCTTGCGGGATCGATCTCCGCCTCGGCGGTGGCGGCTCTCTACGGCCGCGACGACCGGCTCTACCTCTCCGGCGGCACGTCGCAGCCCTATTCGTGGCAGCTGCCCGAAGGCGTCACCGCGGACCGCATCGTCCGCCAGCCCTTCGCCTATGCTTTCCAGGCGCTTCTGCTCACGGTGCGCAACGACGACGGCACCTTTTCGCCGCTGGTGCTTCCGCTGTCCGGAGGCTTCGGGGCGCTGCTCGGTCCGGCCGTTGCGTCGGAATACCTGCTCCCTTACTGGATCATGCAACCGTCGGCCGACGATCCCGCACGGCTGGAGCGCGTGGGCGGCTATGCCGCACTGCACGGGAACATGACCTGGTTCCAACCCCTCGACCCTGCCACACTGGAGTTGAAACCCAAATTGGAACAAACCGACCTCTTGGTTGCCGGCCGGGTGCTGTCGATGACCCAGTGTGTCGTGGCGGGGGAAGATTCGTCCGGGGAGGAGTCGTCCGGGACGACAGTGCCCGAGGTCCGGATCGGCGTGATGACCGAGTTCGAAGGCCAGCGCGAAGCCTGGATCTATAACCCCGCAACGCACTCCGGGACGGGGGTCCTGAACGATGCCGACCTCTCCGCCGTGACGGGCATTTTCCTGGCGCAGTAAGCCCGAAGCGGTTCCGACCGTGTGATTTTCCGGGCACAGTAAGCCCGGCGGAGCCGCCGACCGCAGATTTTCCGGACAAAACCATCCGTCGAGGCGGATTTTTCCCTATTTTTACGGAAAATTAGCAAGCCCATGTCAGAGATTGCATCCCAACTGGCCCTGGTCCGGCAGTCGCTGCCTGCGGGGGTGACGCTCGTCGCCGTGTCGAAAACCCACCCCGCGGAGGCGATCCGCACGGCCTACGGCGCCGGGCAGCGCATCTTCGGCGAAAGCCGCCCCCAGGAGCTGCGCGCGAAGTACGAAGCGCTGCCGAAGGATATTGTGTGGCACATGATCGGCCACCTGCAGACCAACAAGATCAAATACATCGCACCGTTCATCGCACTGATCGAATCGGTGGACAGCGCCCGGCTCGCCGAGGCGATCCAAAAGGAGGCCGTGAAATGCGGCCGGGTGATCGACATTCTGCTGGAGATCC from uncultured Alistipes sp. carries:
- a CDS encoding WD40-like domain containing protein, whose translation is MRRICAVLFICLFASGCGLKVERPKEILVTDIMMPADGEFEPGDRVTVTASGFESGDEIRFEIAWTGGSEEFAPEGCAKGVRGIVTERTAGSITFLAPGHYPPSTVGVQLFRGGIFQTLGTIRVSDGVQHEPFLYTLTPTAAGGTSVARGPMYASTDMREEVLTTGLTLDYAVGSIGTGTACGMADGRLVDLDLVTRHTQESGDGALLAGSISASAVAALYGRDDRLYLSGGTSQPYSWQLPEGVTADRIVRQPFAYAFQALLLTVRNDDGTFSPLVLPLSGGFGALLGPAVASEYLLPYWIMQPSADDPARLERVGGYAALHGNMTWFQPLDPATLELKPKLEQTDLLVAGRVLSMTQCVVAGEDSSGEESSGTTVPEVRIGVMTEFEGQREAWIYNPATHSGTGVLNDADLSAVTGIFLAQ
- a CDS encoding C69 family dipeptidase, coding for MKNFRLMLAAFAAVAGYGAVSACTNFIVTKGASTDGSVMVTYAADSHALYGALYHTPGGRHKAGAMLPVYEWDTGRYLCDIPQLRETWSTVGNMNEHSLIIGETTYGGREELVDTTGRIDYGSLIYIALQRARTAREAIRVIVDLANTHGYASSGESFSIADPNEAWIMELIGKGYKDDGKGGNARKGIVWVARRIPDGYVSAHANQARITTFPKDDPENCLYAPDVVEFAREMGYFKGTDEEFSFADAYCPADFGTVRGCDARVWAFFRTVADGMDAYEDYAMGYNLQNRMPLWVKPRTKISPKVLFDCMRDHYEGTPMDMTTDLGAGGHNCPYRWRPMEFEVDGETYLNERATATQQTGFWFVGQARADRPADMGILWFGVDDAATSCLTPIFCSAQEVPECFREGNGSMLEYSPTSAFWLFNRTTNFAYMRYDMIAADIRKVTDQWENARLAEMETIMARTGRMSPAARRNYLTDLSVSTAQELFDRWQRLNGYLLIKYIDGNVKSEHGDVLSFLDGDGSAAHFVDNGNGRQIPDKIQFPGYNEKWKRAVAADNGEVLKVRK
- a CDS encoding YggS family pyridoxal phosphate-dependent enzyme, whose product is MSEIASQLALVRQSLPAGVTLVAVSKTHPAEAIRTAYGAGQRIFGESRPQELRAKYEALPKDIVWHMIGHLQTNKIKYIAPFIALIESVDSARLAEAIQKEAVKCGRVIDILLEIHVAAEETKTGWNLDELRAYLAADPFAGMPNLRVRGVMGIATNTDDETVVRRDFDALRRCFEELRPKFGPAFDTLSMGMSHDYPLAVACGSTMVRVGSLIFGERDYSK